The DNA window caacgtcGGCTACGGCCGACAGCTTCGCCAATTGAATAGGAAATTTCGCGGAACTCCATAAAGTTCagtttcgcttaaataatcgcgtGTGCCTGGCGTCCGGGGCGCGGCATATTCCTTCGCCGTGTGGCGTTCAAGAGTTTAATGGTTTTCTTGTCGATCGCGACCACATGTAATTTGTCTCCATTTCGTGCGGTCATAATAAGCCGTGTGGACTGAACGGTGTAGACTGGCGCTAGGCGACATCTTCATAACGTTCGACCATCTCACACATACTCCACCTCGAGCACGTTTGCCATTAATTCGGCCTAAATGCATCTTTCTCCACATCATGCGGTGAAaaccacttttttttaataaatattatacgacattattacacaaattgactaagtcccacagtaagctcaataaggcttgtgttgaggctacttagacaacgatatatataatatataaatacttaaatacatagaaaacacccatgactcaggaacaaatatccatgctcatcacacgaataaatgcccttaccaggatttgaacccgggaccatcagcttcgtaggcagggtcactacccactaggccaaaccggtcttCAAAAgaccgtgcgacttgcaatccggctcgtaccaatgagtttttcggaacttatgtacgaaatatcatttgatatttaccacgatcgacgatcattgtcccgatagtcctTTCAGCGAACAGTCTTATAgggaagagtctcgaccaacaccttgagagactcgctCGCGAGACtcgtggttggatcaagggtcagatgcagaaggcggtgatcttgagcacgacgtggatagtccggcggttcctctctctgcggccctgaccaccagcagcttgggccctgccccgctgctggcgacACCATAGGTTAGTGTTGCACACTCTTTGCAGCATCaggcttatttttcttatttgtctattataaattcaaattcaaaattgactTAAAAAGTATTTGTCACTCGGATTACTTACTTCAGGTTACTTTTTTATACTGATTTGGTTGTGTCGTTGATGTgattttctatttattgtaaatatttattaaaacaatatcaaagGTATATTCCTCCCTTTTATTCATACAGtccaccataccataccatcttttttagttaggttttttataatgtgtttatatgtattttgtattttacttttatatccatattataaaatcctaacctaagatgaaagaaaaataagagAATAGTAATAAGTCCCGATTTCGgacctgataatcgttttccgattcatggaatatcagcacatcatgaacaatatttgaaatgtaaaaaatactttgtctcttatagggaccgtgcgcgttggagggtctgccatcttgtggcctgaatcggaacaatgaacatgtaaatttacacgtcacgtggtttgttgtgcatggtaggtcctgccatctcgtgggctacattggaacaataaacatcacatttacgtctcgcgccaaaaatctgacggctcctgtgctgcttcctatagttcatgcacgctccctattgccaaaagtgtttgatatttttgcatatgaaccatttttttgcattttaaacattgtaaacgttgtgctgatatttggtgaaaagccccctccagactatgcgcgtgaatcgaacgcacataccgcgacgttgacgtagactccacactcgcacaacgtCACgacgatttcgcagtttggttcgcagCAAGATGGCGCTGAAGCGttagctgatcggatttagtttgcggcaaggcactgattcaaactgggaactgtcaaattgatttttcattgatcaagttcgcacccaatataaccaagtagccgccatagaaggttatgacagtacagattaaccgactcgtgagcgaatcgcggtgCGAATGcggtggagtcttgcaagttcgcgcttcgcgtctcctttgacgcgggccaaataccgacaaaaaacggggaataaggcgcgaaggcgtgaacaatctgcgaaattgACGCGAGGaccctccacactcgcgttcgcggcttcgcgcctcgattcgcgcacgagtgtggagggccctaaagagaaaaatattatttctcgggcccgaaatcgggtctgatatcaggcctggtaaagtgtgtatgtatatttaagttAGACTCTTACTTCCTAGTCTTCCTACCCAAACCGCCTATGCAGGTATCGGAACGCATATGCAGCAAACAGTGTTGCCATATCTCCTGATTTTCCAGGAGATCTCCTGGTTTCGAGGTGTATCTACTGATCTActgttttttccaaaaaatgtcCAAGAATATGGCTTGCCAAACGAGCTGTTCTTCAAGCGTGTGTAGTTTAAGCACCTATGCCACAGCTGCTGAAAGAAGCCGACGCGATGTAGAATCAAGAAgattttcttctttcttctctCTTGTAATGTATTATGGAAGGAAACTAAGtttagtaagtacctacataataaggTATGAAATCGTGCAATggatttcataatataaaaattcagTTTGATCTTCGGTTGTTTCTTTGTGTCTATATCTCTTGAGTGAGGCAACTAGTAATTATACTATAGTGGTTATTGGATCCACACTTGTGAACGGGCCTGACGTCGGGCCCGATGCAAGGGTcgtttccgtttcacgaaatatcagcacatcgttaacagtatttaaaatgtacaaaaagtggaagtgtataaatatttatggcaATTCGggacaaagattttttttacatttaaaatattgttaacgatgttcTGATATTTCGTGAAGCGGAAAACGACCCTTGCAAGAGTCATCGGGCCCCGATTGCAAATGTCCGGCGATCGAGTGGATCTAATAGGAGTAATAAGTCTATAACCCTGTAAAAAAATTCCTAAATGAAACCAAGTTTTGAGTAAATTTTAAACAGTATAGTTATATCACTGGCCACTTTGTCGATAGAAAACGGCAGATAATTTGAAAAACGTTGGCTGGAAGAATCAATCTTCCATACAAATTGCCAGAGTCAAATACTctgaataaatattacttaaaaatataatattagtccTTTTCAGTGAATGaaaatgatgaaaataaatcataaaatgaataaacctaggaataacaaaaatattacatgaattttgtaattttttttgaagtaCATTTTGTCTTTGATTGATCTGATTTATTTCAAATCTTGTTTTTAGTACATGTATCTTCTGGTTTTGTCAGATTGGACCTGGCAACACCGGCAGCAAATTTAAACATGGCGTCTACGTAAATGTCAAAAGTACTAAATTCATCATAAATTTATTGATTAGAATAGAAATGGAAActtgtattaattataaaaataaaatgcatttgaGAGGTATTATTTGAGATTAATATgcattaatattgaaaaaaaaaaaaacactttattttcATAGATCATCTTACGCtctttttttaatcaaatcaGTCTCACACTCAGAATTAAAAATAGCGGTTTGAAGAAGTATTTCATAATTTAGCCATTTTTCGGTAAAATTACACATGAGAAGCTGTAGAATCCTTAAAACAATAGTAATTTTAATTCATAGAGGGTGTAAGATACAAACCATACTGCTGTAATCTTATTATACCATATTGCAAACGTCTCTTGGTCTCGACCTCGAGGTAAGTCTGAAATTCACTGTACGTGTATATTGTGTGTACCAGTTGAACCACTGGAGATTTCTGTTATAATTTTACATGGTCTGTTGAAGCCATAGTAGCTAATTGAAAGCGTTCCAAATAAGGGTGGTGCATTAAACAAGCATTGGCTGGTCTTTTatgtttgacaaaatgttcTTGTTAAATTCATATTTCTGTACTTGAAAGCGAACTGCCAAAAAGGATCCGAAAATTTCATGGTTTTTCAAGTATTTAGCAATGAACCAGTGGACTGTCAAGGGCAGGAATTTGAATatataacaagtttttttttgtgcaaggCGGAATGCAGCATTTAAATGGGATATAAGTAGATTGTTTCAACAGAGTTACAAGTTAAATGTAAttccatttatttttcttgttaaaGCTCACAGTAGAGTTGTGTGTGCTTGTTTGCAATCTCACAAATGTACTAGTACGGTCTTTTAGTACAGTAGTACACTGAGACAAACTAAGCATAATAATGTAACGGAACTGTTTTTGTAGACGTTTTGTAAAGTAatacatttcaaaaaaatttgTCTCGCTTACTCCCATGGTTGCAACGGAGTGACGGCTATGTGCTATCTCACTCATATTAGCCAAGTGCCATTCGGTCGTCATCGTACACGCTTGGTGTTAGTTTGGTCAGATAATCGGATCGCTTTGCTGTTAGTGTCACTCCTCGCCCCATTCCGTTTCGCATGTAGTGTACTAAAATGTACTATGAGCAGAATCATTAGGGAATATTTTGGTGTAGTACAGTGGAGGGAATTGCGTCTTTTTGACTTGAGTACATGTACTACACAAACCTAGCTCACAGTGAGGGCCTCAATCATCATTTTGTCGTTTTCATTTCAGATATTGAATATTACTACAGTAGATTAAAAGTAATACATGATTAAAGCCTCATTGCCTCTATAAAACCCAAAAAAATCTGCATAggaagaaaatacaaaaagttgGTGTTGTAGTTTGGTTATTTCGTTTTGCCCTAAATGTTAAGGAACGTGAACATGTCACTAGaaacaaaatgtataataattgAGCTTGAAGAGGTGCATATGAAAGAGAAGATTAAGGAGAAATGTGAAAATGAGACCTGTGGTGAGGCAGAGATGTTACATGTGAAGAAGGAAGCAAAGGAGGCCTGTGAAGAGAATATTTACGGCACTTGTGGTAAAACGGGGACAGAATTGCTGTGTAAAAAAGAAGAGGCTGATAAGAAGATCCACGGAATATATATAAAGGTTGAGGTACCTGTAAAAGAGGAGGCTATGGAGGCATGTGAGGATGAGATTTACAGCTCATATGTAAAAAAAGAGACTGAGTTAGTGCATGTAAAAGAGACGTCTAATGAGGAGTTTCAAGACATACATATGAAAAAGGAGGATTCTGTAACTGTAAAGGAAAATCCAGAGGCAGTATATAAGGAAGATAACACTGTTTTAAATGTTCTGTATGTGGATCAAGTCGAGGAGGAGTCGCTGCACTGGCCTCCTGCGGTGTCTAGTCAAGGTCAGTGTTGTGAAGAAActaaaggtaccacattgttaCCAGGGATTGGATACTCATATTATGTTCATACTAATTAGGGGTTATGCTCACTGCAATTTTTGTATCCAATGCGCGTTTGTAGCGATACAGACGTGATGCTAATGTGCCTGCAATTTGCGTTTGTAACgatacagatttttttatttttttaatgagaatTAATAGTATTTCAGTTTCGTTTATATATTTCGTTTCGTTATCTTTAGGGAATTGCATTATATTTGGCTAGTTGGATAATAGTTTGTCTTTACCTAAATACCACTTTTAAATGCCCAAGAAATATTGCGAATtcagaatgatatttatttttcattatattggTAACAGTCCCTGGTACCTGGTGAAAGGTACCCAACTCTCCAGTTCAgacttgatttattttgatatatattagagggtagtttaaaataacagacactttttttttattgagaacaTTTGTCCTCAAAGTACTGAAAAGTGATAAAACCCTCTTCTGCAGAGAGTTTTGCTCAAGCAAATTgctatagatttttttttgcattagaaagaagtGATCTTGACGTCTCTTTATTAGGCAGGTCCAGAACGAACCGCCTCTCGAGGAAAATTGCCGCGAGATACAACTCGGTCAGCAAtgcggccgaggcacgtctacacaggCCGAGCTGCTTCGCGTCGCGCGGCAATTTGCTCTCGAGGCCGCacgttctgtgtggacccacctaTTGATGTTTAGATCTCTATGATTTTTAAACCTAAacaatccccccccccctccaatAATTGCAAAACTTCCGGCACCCTTATGACTTATAAAGTTCAAGCATACCATTTTCTCTAACAAGGAAAGATACCCAACTGTCATGTATTTGGTATACCAGTTTTGTTTTATGTGCTCAgactaatatttataaaaaaaacatgttatacCAAATACATGACAGTTGGGTATCTTTCCTTGTTAGAGAAAAAGGTATGCCTGAACTTTATAAGTCATAAGGGTGCCGGAAGTTTTGCAATTattggaggggggggggggggggggggggggattgtTTAGGTTTAAAAATCATAGAGATCTAAACAAAAGCAACGCCACATTGGCGTGACCAGTGGGTGAGGAGCGTTTCAAAATCACGCCACAGTGGCGTggttagcgctgaatgggttaaaagGGTATAACTATGTTACCttttcctaatttttttaaaatgtttttgataatattttaggatgttttgatatttagcgagtattttaaccttttgtggttgcttaatgtaaattttaggttacaaacaaccttgtttccatacttttggcttTGGGTGTACCttagtaaattaattttgtatgctTAATTTAGTCTCATCTAAAGCAACCTTATGTAATGTTACAGACAACAGAGTAGAGTCTCGTATTTGGGGCCGGGCATGCTCAGTCAAGCTGGAGCGCTTGCTGGTGGACGTGGAGCGGCGCATCTGCTGGGTCGGGCCCCGGCCCTACAAGCTATACTCAAATGAGCTATCAGAGCCCACCTTTACCGACACCTCAAACACTCCCGCTTTACATCAATGTAAAAATTGTGGCAAAGGATTTGGAAATAAGTCTGCTTTCGCAAAACATGAACATATACACTCAACATCTGCACCTGAAAAGCCTATGAAGCTTTACAACTGTAATCACTGTAGTTACACAACTAAGAGCAAAGGCAATCTACGCTGTCACAAAAAGCTTCACACAGGTGATAAACCATTCAAATGTAACCAGTGTGATTTTAAATGCGTCACTAATTCCAAACTGAAGAGTCATTTGAGGATTCATACTGGTGAAAAGCCTTTCAAATGCAGCTACTGCAAATACACGTCCTCTCATACAACTAACTTACGAAAACACGAGAAGACACACAAAAGGGAGGAACCCTTCCAGTGCAGCCATTGTCAATTAAAGTTTGCTCGGAAGGATCATTTACGAAATCATGAATTGGTACACACTGATGAAAGGTCTTTTAAATGTGACAATTGCGATTACAAGGCTAAACGGAAAGCAGATTTACGAGTCCACCAGAGGGTACACACAGGCGAAAAACCATTCAAGTGCCGTCACTGCAACAATGTATTCGCATATAAGAAAAACCTTAAGATTCATCTGAAAAGTAAACATTGCGACGAACAGCTCTCTCAATAAATCTGTTTTTGTTATATAGATTGAATACTactacttcctttgtttttcttatatcatgtaatttaatgtgtctttatgtttgtgtttacgaataaaaattattctattctaatatatGATATCATAATCTGCAgttaagataatttattttatatacaatatacatactaCTTTCAAACTAGTTCAACACgtgtttttattacataaaaagaagcaataacaacattacaagtttttggcaaaacatAATTACCAGCTTGTAACCTTTGCTAATTAAGTCAGAGTGCAGTTAAATAGATCTATGGTGGTGGAGActttaatcaatcaatcaattttccGTGTTATATGGTTCCATCAAgatgttgatgattctgccaatgtcatacaaattcatttaacttattattttccTGACAACGGAAGCCATGAGTAGTGACATTAATAAATTCTCAACCACTTGGCATAGTCATATTCTTGTAGAATATGTTTCAAAGAACACAAAAGCGTATGGCAACTGTCGTAATCAAATAAAAGTCGCAcaagaaaagtgttattttggTACCCTTCGTTTTCATTATGAATATAATGTCATGAGTTTTCATGTGTATCATTGTCTTACCCCTTATAGCCTCTTCATCCTATTGCAGTCAACGGAAAAATATGTTAGAACTTTCAAAATTAGATACGACTGTGATTTGTGCTTATATTCTATACTTgctcaagcaaatcttgtcagtagcaaaaggcggcaaGTTTTAAAAATCGCCGGTTAGCAACActtttcgaataattccaaaatcgcgtgtcatctgtgttttatctgtggaatgtggatagtgaatgacagccatcatgtttgtttacattttgaatcgttgctatttcaagagaaatttctgctgtcaccattaaataccaatatattaaataagcttgtgaATGAACTAAAGCAGTCAAGGGgcctacaatatacaatcacgctgaccgtaaatatttgtaaaattttaggttatgataattacatgtgttggttcgatgtacattgctgcttttcttagcgcaataccaacTCAATACTGCTTTTTGAGTGTTGCGATACTTCGctttgctgtacattgctactgacatactttgcttgacagactatagctTAGTTGAGTGTGTCTTTACCCGCCTGGCGCCTACGGGACAATATATGAAGCTGTTATCCACTCCTTAaaacattcagtgccagcgcgatCTACGTACGAGTGCGCATAACACGGGTAAATCTTATGTAGCGAATCACAGACAAGAGGGTAGCATGTACCATTTGTGAGAAAAAAATGCAAGACTTCCgaatataacaacaaaaatcATAGGTGATAGCTACTTCGTGTAAAAATTAACTGACAGAGGCCATCATTCGATGAAAGAAgtgtaaatgaaataaaacaaatgttgctaataaataatatattacagATCTAATAAGCCTTGTCGATGGTCTTGTTCCGCTTCCGGGGCGGCGGCTTGAGTTTCATGTGCACGTACTTGACGTGCGTGGTGAGCGAGCCCGACTGCGTGAACGCCTTGCTGCATATGCTGCACTCGTAGGGTTTCTCACCCGTGTGGATCTGAGGACAGATTGTATTTAAATGGGCCTAGTAAGCATCAGGGTGACAGGACTATGAAAGCCATTTTTCTAGTATTTCTCCAAGTTTTTGTACTATTAGGTACCtgacatcaaaaaaattgtGCCTCGCTAAAAATcaagaaatattgaaaataaagtgGTCCGCCAATAAAGTGGTGGTGTAAGGTTGCCAGGACCAATTCCAGTTCTCCTAGTCGTAGGCTTTATATCGAATTCATCTTTTGGCAAAGATTTAGTACATCATTTGTACCTTTCGtgacgactttttttttttttttcgacttACCAAAAAGAGTTACACTATAAACTTAGTATGTGCACAGTCGTTAccgaaaaaaaacttttaaaaataagttacagcAAATATAACGcaaatgtaacaattatatagcaaggattatatttactttcttttatttCCATGAGTAACTTtagtttactattttttttaagcgttttcaataaaatgacatttcaagATTTGTTTAACCTTTTTCTAATGATAAAAAATGGAATCGTCTTCGTCTAAAATAGTGAAGTGTGTGAACTGTGACATTGTTATATGTGAATTATTGGCTTTTGTTCAAAATAAAACGGGATTAATGGACAATGAGAGTATGTTGCGAATTTTAGAAACCACTTTTAATGAGGCTGAAATCACGGAGGCTAAATCTATATTATTCGACAGTTTGAAAGACAAAACaaggaaaaaaattacaagaagAAAGGATGGGAAAGTGAAGAGAGATTTGGAGGATATAGTGCTATTATTCCGAGATGTCGATGACGAGCTTCTGCCAACGTTTGTGGCGAGAGATTTAAATAAACTACCGGCCGTTACGTTTGATTTCTTGGACGCCTCGGCTCTGCTAAAAGATATAGTGAAGATTAAGTACGAagttaatgaaataaagaataattatgCCACGATTAAGCAAGTGGAAGAAATACAACAAAAGTGGCAGCAATGTGATAAAACTGCTTCATTTTTGAATGGTCAAGCAAATGTGAATACAAGAAGAGGTGCCTGTTTGTTAAAAGCTTTTAATAGCGGTCCCATGGGTTTAAATAGTGGTCCCATGGGTTTTCTATCGCCAGGCGGATATGGGTCAATGGCCCAACAACGGGACGGTGACCATGACCGAGCGAAATCGACCTTGATGACACAGGTGGATGCGGGCGCGCAGATAGAATGGCCAGTGCGGGATTCGTCGTCCCTATCGCACGAGAGTAAGGATAAATCGCTATCGCCCTTACACGCGTCGCCCGAACGGAGTGACACGGAACCGGTTCAAGTGGAGAATGCGCTAAGTCCGAAGCTTGTGGATTGTGATAAGACCGTATGCAGTGCACCTAACGTTGAAATAGCCAAGACGAAAGGGATTACTAGAAACTTTGACAGTCAGTTGACGGCAAGTAAACAAACAATGCAGGACGAGGAGGTTAAAAAATTATCGTTTGCTGAGCAGGTACGAAAGGAAGGTGAGTGGAAACAACAGGAGCAAGATGAGGATTGGAAATTGGTGCAACGGCGAAAATTACGTAATAAGTTTATTGGGTGTAAAGGAAACGCGGAACTCAGACCTAATGAAAAGTTTAAAGCGGCAATTGATAAGGTGCCCTTATTTATATACAACGTGCATAAGGATGTGTCGATAAGTGACATTCAAGAATATATTCTCCATAAGACGGGTGAGAGGGTGTCACTGATTAGAGTTACGATGCGTAAAGAAAAAGACTATCACTCATATAAATTGTTTGTCGCTGGTAATAAGCTGGATATTTTTATGGACGGAGCGTTGTGGCCGAGAGGTGTGTATTTCAGGCGCTTTGTCTCATTAAAAGATTGGCGTAATGAGTCACACAAGCAACCGGTTGAGAGAGGAGCCCGAGTTCAGGAATCGCAAAATGAGTAGTCAAATATGCAGGCTAAtaagttttaattgcaagtcGTTGAAAAGGTCGATGCAGGGTGTGCAGGCATTGTGTGAGACGGCGGATGTCCTGGCGTTGCAGGAACATTGGTTATTAGGACATGACTTGCCGATACTGGGAGCAGTGCACAAAGACTTTGCGTACACTGGGGTATCTGCGGTGGACGCCGAGGGTGGTATCCTTATTGGCCGTCCTCATGGTGGCGTAGCAATATTGTGGCGAAAATCAGTTTTTAGGCAAGTGTCGGTTATTAAATGTGAAAGTGTGCGCTTGGCAGCAATTAAAATCGAAATGCAAAACCGGTCTATGTTAGTGTTCAGTGTGTATATGCCGGTAAATATGCCTGAAAACCTACCAGTGTTCACAGAGTGTTTGGCCGAAATAAGCGCAATTAGCGCGGAGAATAGTGACGTTGAAGCGATTTTCGTACTAGGAGATTTTAATGCTCACCCTAATGAGTTATTTTGCAACGAGCTCCTGCATTTCTGTGCCAATCAAAACTGGTTTTGCGTTGACCTTGAGATGTTGGGCACTGACTCGGGTACACATACGTACACAAGTGAAGCCCATGGCTGTAGCAGGTGGTTGGACCACTGCATAGTCACAGAAGCAGCGAGGCAAACAGTGCTTGATATAAAGATAAACTGTGAAATGTACTGGTCAGATCACCTGCCACTTATAGTTGAATGTGACATGAATAAGGTCCAAATTAAATGTGATCCTGGCAGGCTACGTCATGACGGTGTGGTGTGGGGTGAGAGACAAGCGGAGCAAGTCGAACTATACCACTCGCTCTGCCACGAGAAGTTGAAGTTGCTCGACTTTCCTGCAGAGTTAACGTCTTGTGCGGATAAGGTATGTAATGAGCCAAAACATAAACAAATCCTTGACAGTATGTATAACTACATTATCAGTACAATGACGGAGGCGGCTGGGAGGTCGAGTAAGAAGAAGAGGGGCAGACCGAGTAGGCATGTAGCGGGGTGGAATAAATATGTTGCGGACGCTCACAGGGAGGCTAGGATTAAGTTCTTAGTATGGGTAGGAGCTAACAAACCATCTGCTGGCTTAATCTATGAGGAAATGTGTGAAACCAGAAGGGTTTTTAAGTCACGGTTGAAATGGTGCCAGGATAGGCAGGATCAGATAAAAAGCGACATCCTGGCGTCAAATCAGACTAAAAAAGATTTCAAATCCTTCTGGAAAAACACAAACAAGTTTAGTCCTCGGCCGGGTATCCCTGTGTGCGTAGGCGGAGAAAGCGATAAAAAACATATTGCTAGTAATTTTAAGCGTGCGTTTGCAGTAAGTCCACTTATTAAGGCCACGCCCGGGGTGCTGGGTGCTCGGACTATCGTCTCCCCCCCTACTGTCACCTTCATGGCTAAAGATGTCAAAGCcatcataaaaaaacatgcagAGGGGTAAGTCTCCGGGACATGATGGCCTAAGTATTGAGCACCTCAGGTACGCCGGTGTACACGTGCCGCGCGTGCTGGCAATGTTTTTCACGCTTTGTATAAGGCACGCGTATCTTCCCGATCAGCTCACACGCACCGTTGTGGTGCCGCTTGCGAAAAACAGAACGGGTGACCTTTCTGATCTTGGGAATTACCGACCCATCTCACTTGCTACTATAATGGCTAAAGTGCTCGACAGCTTGCTCAATGCACAACTTCAGATCCATATAAAGTTGCACGACGCGCAATTCGGTTTTAGGTCTAGGCTGTCAACTGAAGCGGCTATATTGTGCCTTAAGCAAGCTGTCAGGTATTACAGGGACAGGAACACGCCTGTGTATGCGTGTTTCCTGGACCTGTCAAAGGCTTTTGACCTGGTTGTTTACCACATACTGTGGGACAAACTAGCCAAAACGGGAATACCTAAAGAATGCATAGATTTGTTAAAATATTGGTATAACAATCAGGTCAATCAGGTGAGATGGGATGGGGTGTATTCAGACGAATACAAACT is part of the Cydia pomonella isolate Wapato2018A chromosome 27, ilCydPomo1, whole genome shotgun sequence genome and encodes:
- the LOC133532656 gene encoding zinc finger protein 658B-like; the encoded protein is MLRNVNMSLETKCIIIELEEVHMKEKIKEKCENETCGEAEMLHVKKEAKEACEENIYGTCGKTGTELLCKKEEADKKIHGIYIKVEVPVKEEAMEACEDEIYSSYVKKETELVHVKETSNEEFQDIHMKKEDSVTVKENPEAVYKEDNTVLNVLYVDQVEEESLHWPPAVSSQDNRVESRIWGRACSVKLERLLVDVERRICWVGPRPYKLYSNELSEPTFTDTSNTPALHQCKNCGKGFGNKSAFAKHEHIHSTSAPEKPMKLYNCNHCSYTTKSKGNLRCHKKLHTGDKPFKCNQCDFKCVTNSKLKSHLRIHTGEKPFKCSYCKYTSSHTTNLRKHEKTHKREEPFQCSHCQLKFARKDHLRNHELVHTDERSFKCDNCDYKAKRKADLRVHQRVHTGEKPFKCRHCNNVFAYKKNLKIHLKSKHCDEQLSQ